From a region of the Marinomonas mediterranea MMB-1 genome:
- a CDS encoding cupin domain-containing protein: MNITRIYNDADGSSHFGELNIALKEGGAIGFLSEKFPAGNIIFRETPADYDFKWHPAPTRQFVFIIKGRCEFTVSSGETRQFSGGDLILLEDTQGQGHCSKALFNEVRHSIFVTVPEEVVFD, from the coding sequence ATGAACATCACACGAATCTACAACGACGCTGATGGCAGTAGCCATTTCGGTGAACTAAACATTGCGTTAAAAGAGGGTGGAGCGATTGGCTTCTTGTCTGAAAAATTTCCCGCTGGAAACATCATTTTTCGAGAAACGCCTGCCGACTATGATTTCAAATGGCACCCTGCTCCTACTCGACAGTTTGTATTCATAATAAAAGGTCGGTGCGAGTTTACGGTTTCTTCTGGGGAAACGCGCCAGTTTAGTGGTGGCGATTTAATTCTATTGGAAGATACACAAGGCCAAGGCCATTGTAGCAAGGCCCTGTTTAACGAAGTACGCCATTCAATTTTCGTGACTGTGCCGGAAGAAGTGGTTTTCGACTAA
- a CDS encoding NADPH-dependent FMN reductase, whose protein sequence is MKLLAFAGSNSKTSINKQLVTYAASLVDASEVEILDLNDYEMPIYSVERNEEGMPELATQFFNKIGAADGVIISFAEYNGSYSSAYKNIFDWMSRIDMKVFQNKPMIMMASSPGSMGGASVLAAAKGSAPYFAADVKATLSVPKFYDVFDSEAGKMKDADMDEALRKALSEAFTLKA, encoded by the coding sequence ATGAAACTACTCGCTTTTGCAGGATCTAACAGCAAAACGTCCATCAACAAGCAGTTGGTGACGTACGCTGCGTCTTTAGTTGACGCATCCGAGGTTGAAATTCTAGACCTTAACGATTACGAAATGCCGATCTATAGCGTAGAGCGCAACGAAGAAGGCATGCCAGAATTGGCGACTCAGTTCTTTAACAAAATTGGGGCAGCAGACGGCGTTATCATTTCCTTTGCTGAATACAATGGCTCTTACTCATCGGCCTATAAAAACATCTTTGACTGGATGTCACGCATTGATATGAAGGTTTTCCAGAACAAACCTATGATCATGATGGCGTCTTCTCCTGGCTCAATGGGCGGTGCGAGTGTGTTAGCCGCTGCGAAAGGTTCAGCGCCTTATTTTGCGGCGGACGTAAAAGCAACCTTATCAGTACCTAAGTTCTACGATGTATTTGATTCCGAAGCTGGCAAGATGAAAGACGCTGATATGGATGAGGCGCTAAGAAAAGCATTGTCTGAGGCATTTACGCTAAAAGCCTAG
- a CDS encoding allantoate amidohydrolase has protein sequence MTSFSEIRYASLAKQVMQRCDELGKISQCSDYLDRRYLTTEHKAANALVGGWLQDAGMTTWQDEAGNLWGRYESKKPDAKRFILGSHLDTVPNGGKYDGMLGVIAPLTLIKAFNQYGIEFPFHLDIVGFGDEEGTRFSSTLLGSRALTGQWEKDWEHVEDDDGISLKQALEEFGLAFDSVLNAAIDKTNLLGYLELHIEQGPVLENQNMPVGIVSGIAGAKRFDFTVQGMAGHAGTVPMPLRQDALCATSEMILMVEKIATQQDIVATVGRIANRPNGVNVISGLTEFSLDIRSASDDKREAALDDILKGFQHIATKRNVTLSSKQTHSASAVHCDGALQSILKEAISESNYSPLTLLSGAGHDAMAIADICPVAMLFMRCEKGISHHPAEAIMESDVEVTLEVLGRALRKIEV, from the coding sequence ATGACGTCATTCAGCGAAATTAGGTATGCCAGTCTAGCAAAGCAAGTCATGCAACGTTGTGATGAACTGGGGAAAATCAGTCAATGCAGCGACTATCTCGATCGTCGCTACTTAACGACCGAGCATAAAGCTGCCAATGCTTTGGTCGGAGGCTGGCTTCAAGACGCAGGAATGACCACTTGGCAAGACGAAGCAGGGAACCTTTGGGGACGCTATGAAAGTAAAAAGCCTGACGCTAAGCGTTTTATTTTAGGAAGCCATTTAGACACGGTTCCTAATGGCGGAAAATACGATGGCATGCTGGGCGTCATTGCTCCTCTCACCTTGATCAAAGCGTTTAATCAATACGGTATCGAGTTTCCGTTTCATCTAGACATCGTCGGATTTGGCGACGAAGAAGGCACGCGATTCAGCTCAACGTTATTAGGCAGCAGGGCACTAACAGGGCAATGGGAAAAAGACTGGGAACACGTCGAAGACGACGACGGCATCAGCCTTAAACAGGCGCTAGAAGAATTCGGATTGGCATTCGACTCAGTCCTTAACGCAGCCATCGACAAAACAAACTTGTTGGGCTATTTGGAGCTGCATATAGAGCAAGGTCCCGTCCTAGAAAACCAAAATATGCCTGTTGGCATTGTCAGCGGTATTGCTGGGGCAAAGCGCTTTGATTTCACCGTACAAGGCATGGCGGGACACGCTGGCACGGTACCAATGCCACTTAGACAAGATGCACTTTGCGCCACCAGTGAAATGATCTTAATGGTAGAGAAAATCGCCACGCAACAGGACATTGTTGCAACCGTGGGGCGTATTGCTAACCGACCAAATGGCGTCAACGTCATCTCAGGTCTGACTGAATTCTCGCTAGACATTCGCAGCGCATCCGATGACAAACGCGAAGCAGCGTTAGACGACATTCTTAAAGGATTCCAACACATTGCAACAAAGCGCAATGTCACGCTGTCATCCAAACAAACACACAGTGCCAGCGCCGTTCACTGTGATGGTGCACTTCAATCAATCCTGAAAGAGGCAATCAGCGAATCGAACTATTCGCCATTAACACTGCTTTCAGGAGCGGGTCACGATGCGATGGCGATCGCAGATATTTGCCCCGTTGCTATGTTGTTTATGCGCTGTGAGAAAGGCATTAGTCATCACCCAGCGGAAGCCATCATGGAAAGCGACGTCGAGGTAACTCTGGAAGTATTAGGTCGAGCGCTGCGTAAAATTGAAGTGTAA
- a CDS encoding gamma-glutamyltransferase family protein, with translation MTEHSPTSIAFTAPHSAATEAGTKILQQGGTAIEAMVAAAATIAVVYPHMNGLGGDGFWLISEPGKKPIAIDASGVAANGATTEFYQGHDAIPSRGGKAALTMAGAVSGWDKALQISHAWSSNNSKDNLPEDSLSLSALLSDAISHARGGIEVTQSLEDASKKTHSDLSDLLGFETFLNQGNVLKKGTILGLSKLGDTLEALSQRGLQDFYHGEIAASLAADLEHAGSPIQLEDFAQYSAQIVTPLEVRTQAGTLYNLPAPTQGIASLIILALYDQLRSQVETDVDSVHLLIEATKQAFIARNQYVTDSSRLDIDLSSLLSEESLDAMLKQISNEAAQPWPHVAKQGDTIWMGACDDQGRMVSYIQSLYWEFGSGIVSPSTGIVWNNRGSSFTLEEGSLQQLAPKLKPFHTLNPAFAELSDGRRMSYGTMGGEGQPQTQAALFSRYVYHSKSLSQAISEGRWLLGRTWGDQSHNLKLESDIANEMGDALKARGHDLVTVPACNELMGHAGAVVCHADGATSAATDPRSDGRADASRCE, from the coding sequence ATGACCGAACACAGCCCAACCTCCATCGCGTTTACTGCGCCGCATTCTGCTGCGACAGAAGCGGGAACCAAAATACTTCAACAAGGTGGAACGGCAATCGAAGCAATGGTCGCTGCCGCAGCCACCATTGCGGTTGTCTATCCTCATATGAACGGTTTAGGTGGCGATGGATTCTGGCTAATCAGTGAACCGGGTAAAAAGCCAATTGCTATTGATGCTTCAGGAGTCGCTGCAAACGGAGCGACAACCGAATTTTATCAAGGACACGACGCTATCCCTTCCCGAGGAGGCAAAGCCGCGTTAACCATGGCGGGCGCGGTGTCCGGTTGGGACAAAGCGTTGCAAATCAGTCATGCATGGAGCAGCAATAATTCGAAAGACAATCTACCGGAAGATAGCCTCTCTTTGTCAGCACTGTTAAGCGATGCTATTAGCCACGCGAGAGGCGGCATAGAAGTCACTCAAAGCCTTGAAGATGCAAGCAAAAAAACGCATTCTGATCTGTCTGATTTACTTGGCTTCGAGACCTTTTTAAATCAAGGTAACGTGCTTAAAAAAGGCACAATCTTGGGTTTGTCCAAGCTTGGTGACACTTTAGAAGCACTCTCTCAACGAGGTCTACAAGATTTCTATCATGGGGAAATCGCTGCATCGCTTGCTGCTGACCTAGAACATGCAGGGTCACCAATACAGCTAGAGGACTTTGCGCAATACAGTGCTCAAATCGTGACACCGCTAGAAGTACGTACTCAAGCAGGCACCCTTTACAACTTGCCAGCACCGACACAAGGCATTGCGTCGCTTATTATCCTTGCTTTGTACGATCAGCTTCGCTCTCAGGTGGAAACAGACGTCGACAGCGTACACTTACTCATTGAAGCAACAAAACAAGCTTTTATCGCGCGCAATCAATACGTCACTGACTCGTCTCGCTTAGACATTGACTTGTCCTCCCTACTAAGTGAAGAGTCGCTTGACGCCATGCTAAAACAGATTTCAAACGAAGCGGCCCAACCTTGGCCGCATGTCGCGAAACAAGGCGATACTATTTGGATGGGCGCATGTGATGATCAGGGGCGGATGGTAAGTTACATTCAAAGTCTGTATTGGGAATTTGGCAGCGGCATCGTCAGCCCGTCTACAGGTATTGTTTGGAACAACCGAGGCTCCTCTTTTACATTAGAAGAAGGCTCTCTACAGCAGCTCGCACCGAAACTAAAGCCCTTTCATACGCTTAACCCTGCGTTTGCCGAACTCAGCGATGGTCGTCGAATGAGCTATGGCACAATGGGGGGAGAAGGCCAGCCGCAAACTCAAGCGGCGCTTTTCAGCAGATATGTGTACCACAGTAAGTCCTTGTCTCAAGCAATTAGTGAAGGCCGCTGGTTACTTGGTCGAACTTGGGGAGATCAAAGTCACAATTTGAAACTTGAGTCTGACATTGCAAACGAAATGGGAGACGCTTTAAAAGCACGCGGTCATGACTTGGTCACCGTTCCGGCGTGTAATGAATTAATGGGACACGCTGGCGCCGTTGTCTGCCATGCCGATGGCGCAACAAGTGCAGCCACGGACCCTCGTAGCGATGGCCGCGCAGATGCCAGCCGTTGTGAATAA
- a CDS encoding sulfite exporter TauE/SafE family protein: MSFLMENISMLIAMMGTGVVAGLLAGLLGVGGGIVIVPVLFFLYQGLGVSADSAMLVATATSLATIIPTSISSIRSHKAKGNVDFDLLKQLGFFVFIGVLVGSYVVTQVEGEWLTLLFGVIATLSAINMLVGRKEALFSSLPGKLGRGIIGYCIGFFSSMVGIGGGTLTVPTLTFCNYPAHKAVGTAAAVGLIISLPAAVTMLIFGQSPSDAPFGTVGLVNLIGFAFIVPLTVLFAPVGAGIANKLDAAKLKKVFAVVLIITGLRMLYQVLF, encoded by the coding sequence ATGTCATTTTTAATGGAAAATATTTCCATGTTAATAGCCATGATGGGCACAGGTGTGGTTGCAGGATTGCTGGCAGGGTTGTTGGGCGTCGGCGGCGGGATCGTCATTGTGCCAGTTTTGTTTTTCCTCTATCAAGGATTGGGCGTGAGCGCGGACTCGGCTATGCTCGTTGCAACAGCGACGTCTTTGGCTACGATTATTCCCACCTCGATCAGCTCCATTCGCTCACACAAGGCGAAAGGCAACGTTGATTTTGATCTATTAAAACAACTTGGTTTCTTTGTTTTCATCGGCGTTCTGGTTGGCAGTTATGTCGTCACGCAAGTGGAAGGTGAATGGCTCACGCTTTTGTTTGGCGTCATCGCGACCCTTTCCGCAATCAATATGCTGGTTGGCCGCAAAGAAGCCCTGTTCTCTTCTCTGCCGGGTAAATTGGGTCGTGGCATTATTGGTTACTGCATCGGCTTTTTCAGCAGCATGGTCGGCATTGGTGGCGGTACACTCACGGTCCCCACACTTACGTTCTGCAATTACCCCGCACACAAAGCAGTGGGCACAGCAGCGGCAGTGGGCTTGATCATTTCACTCCCTGCTGCGGTGACAATGCTAATCTTTGGACAAAGCCCTTCTGACGCTCCGTTCGGCACCGTCGGTTTGGTTAACCTCATTGGTTTTGCGTTTATCGTTCCTTTGACCGTATTGTTTGCGCCAGTTGGTGCTGGCATCGCAAACAAATTAGATGCCGCGAAGCTCAAAAAAGTGTTTGCCGTCGTATTAATCATTACAGGTCTACGCATGCTGTATCAGGTTTTGTTTTAA
- a CDS encoding pyridoxal-phosphate-dependent aminotransferase family protein, translating into MQPLSLPPRLLMGPGPINCYPRVLTAMSTQLVGQYDPAMTNYMNEVMSLYRQVFNTQNEQTFLIDGTSRAGIEAAIVSILEPGDKVLVPIFGRFGHLLAEIAERADADVHTIEAPWGEVFKPEQIEEAIKKVKPKLLAIVQGDTSTTMLQPLDELGAICRAHDVLFYTDATASIAGNPFETDKWQVDAVTVGLQKCLGGPSGSAPITMSERFVQHVRKRHHVEAGIRDAHHQDAKGQRIRSNYFDLSMIMDYWGEERLNHHTEAATMLFGARECALALLSEGQEKVLKRHKLAGDAMLAGVQAMGLTPFGDLQHKMTNVVGVSIPDEVDGESIRKTLLDTFNIEIGTSFGPLKGKIWRIGTMGYNARQDAVLHTLQSLETVLRRGGCKLPLGDAIDAAMSVYCDEK; encoded by the coding sequence ATGCAACCTCTATCATTACCACCCAGATTGCTCATGGGGCCGGGGCCAATCAATTGTTACCCGCGAGTATTGACCGCGATGTCGACACAATTGGTCGGACAATATGATCCAGCAATGACAAACTATATGAATGAGGTCATGTCGCTTTATCGCCAGGTATTCAACACCCAAAACGAGCAAACCTTTTTAATAGATGGTACGTCCCGAGCTGGAATAGAAGCCGCCATCGTTTCGATCTTAGAGCCTGGCGATAAAGTGCTGGTGCCAATCTTCGGACGATTTGGTCACCTACTCGCAGAAATAGCAGAACGCGCCGACGCAGATGTTCACACAATAGAAGCACCTTGGGGTGAAGTCTTCAAACCAGAACAGATTGAAGAAGCCATCAAAAAAGTGAAGCCAAAATTACTTGCGATTGTTCAAGGTGATACGTCTACGACCATGCTTCAACCGCTTGATGAACTCGGCGCGATTTGTCGTGCTCACGATGTGCTTTTTTATACCGATGCGACCGCTTCGATAGCCGGTAATCCATTTGAAACGGACAAATGGCAGGTCGATGCCGTTACGGTTGGCTTACAGAAATGTCTCGGCGGCCCTTCAGGCAGTGCCCCTATCACCATGAGTGAGCGTTTTGTTCAGCACGTCCGCAAACGTCATCATGTCGAAGCAGGCATTCGGGATGCGCATCACCAAGACGCTAAAGGTCAACGCATTCGCTCGAACTACTTTGATCTATCTATGATTATGGATTACTGGGGCGAAGAGCGACTTAATCATCATACAGAAGCGGCCACTATGCTATTTGGCGCACGAGAGTGCGCACTCGCCTTGTTATCAGAAGGTCAAGAGAAGGTTCTAAAACGCCACAAGCTGGCTGGCGACGCCATGCTCGCGGGTGTGCAAGCAATGGGACTGACACCGTTTGGCGACCTACAACATAAAATGACGAATGTTGTCGGCGTCAGTATTCCTGATGAGGTCGATGGGGAATCCATCCGCAAAACGCTACTCGATACGTTTAACATTGAAATCGGCACCAGTTTTGGCCCATTAAAAGGCAAAATATGGCGTATCGGTACGATGGGCTATAACGCTCGTCAAGATGCCGTCCTACATACGCTACAATCATTAGAAACCGTATTACGTCGTGGTGGATGTAAACTGCCATTAGGTGACGCAATCGACGCGGCCATGTCTGTTTATTGCGACGAGAAATAA